The DNA window TAGCTAACCCCATTCCAACATATTCTAAAAGAAAACGAGAGGCTTCTTCTTCTACCATCAAGGACAAATCTCTTGGAGGTAAAGAACGTAGGAAGTGTCATGTGGGACCTAAAGCAATTAAAGTACCTCCTGAGGATCCAGAGGAGTTCTCTGTCATAGCAATTCAAGTTCCCTTTGGCTCTTTAGCTAACCAAGAACGTTCAGAGAGTCAATCAATTGATACGGTAAGTTCTTGAACCTACTACACTTTGTTACAGGTATGTTATGGTCACGAAGACTCGGAACTGTTTTACTCCCTACTCCTATACATGTGTTCTTTGTCAGGGTTCGAGTTacttaaattttcttttttcaatctctttaaaaaaaattatgttctGTCCATGTACTTGTTCGTTCGTGGTTTGAATGACATATCCTGATCAAATGTTTTTTCCTTTTGGAGTTGATGTCTGTAGGGATTTATTGCGAGTGTGGTTATTGAACAACTTTGAGTAGATTACCTATTACGATCAGTGAATCACATTAATGTTTTGGTACTCAATGTTAGACTTATGAGCGCTTCGTAGTTGGGTGAAAGTTAATCTCTCTTATGTTTATTCCCCAATAAAATGGGAAATCAAAATACTTTCCACATTCCTATTCTCACTTGCTTTTACCTAGTTTcatgtactattattttttctcaAAACCATCAAAACAACCACCTCCTGAGATTTAAATACTTATGTAGCTGACTAGCTGTTGAATTCAAATATTATGTGAGCAGGTGCAGCATGTGGATTGTAGAAATCCAGTGACCAAGTCGAAAGGGAAGTATGCTGCTCTAAACAATAAATCCGACAAATGTGTCCCGGCACTTGAACATAAGAAAAAAGGTGATTGTGCAGAAGCTCCATCAAGAAAAAGAGGTGATTGCAGCATGGGTCAGAAAAAAACAGACGTTTTTGTTACAGAATCTCCATCAAAGAAAAAGAATGTCCCTGCAGCAGCCACAAATCAGAAGAAAAGAAACGACTTAGCCCTTGCTGTAATTCGGAAAAAAAGGGATGACTGTTTTACAACAGAGAGTCCAAAAAAGAGGGACGACCGCCGCCTTGCTGTGGTGCATCACAAGAAAAGAGACGACACTTTAACAGGTGAGAGCTCTGAGGAAGCTAGTGGCCGTAGGAAGCATCATAGGCTATGGACTATTTCTGAGGTCAGAAAATTAATCGAAGGTGTTTCCCAATACGGAGTTGGTAGATGGAGTCGAATAAAGAAGCTCTTCTTTGCTGCATCCGCTCATCGCACGTCCGTAGATCTCAAGGTCAAATTCCTCTCTCTTCCATCCCCGTACATGTCGTACGATACTATCGTTGCTTGTCAATTTGTGCAGGACAAATGGCGGAATCTGTTGAAAGCCAGCGGTATGCAGGAACAACGGAGTCAGCAGGTTATGCATATTTCTATTTATCATCTCCAACCGTTATAATAACATTGCGTATTGAAACAAAATCGGGGTGTTTTAACAGGGAGAAAAGAAACGGAATGTGGCGTGGCGGCCTCTGCCAAAGCCCATCCTGCGCCGCATCTGTGAACTGGCGACAATGCACCCTTATCCGAAAGGTGAGAGGGGGGCGGTGAAGGCTGCTACGCGCGATTCGACTAGACGGACATAACGCTGAGTGACTACAGAGGAATCCTGAGTAGTGTTAATGGGAAATGAGAAAGGCATATGTTGTACATCCTTCACCTAACCATGGATGATGTTTTATTGATTTTCAACTGTTTCGGAGTTTTTTGACTGATTTTTAAACAATGTTACAACGCTTGCTTCTTACCTAATATCGCTGTTATTTTCTACTCTCagtttttgttattattattaattatatgtcCAGCTAGTTCAAATGGCTGCATAAATAAAGATCATTATTGATCCTTCCTGAGAAATGATCAAAAGTGGGAATATGACGGAACATTgttgtctattttattttccatttagACTTACAAGTCAAAATACATTGTTATCACAAACTTACACTACAATATGTGGTTGCAGTCTAGTGGTAAGAATTCCATGTTGTGGCCGTGGAGATCTGAGCTCAAATTCCAGCAGCCAcagatattatattatttataaatttttttgtcTATTGAAGTAGTATTATGTTATAAGTACTCTTTaatcaatgaataaaataagattaaaaactcaaaataaacacaatatttTGACTTGGAATAAGTCGAGTGCTGGAAATTGATccttgtataaaaaaattaaaaatcatactccctccgtccaataaaaatatgttcattttccatttttgttcgccccacaaaaatatgtgcattccatttttagaaagtaaatatcaatttaataatatatgtc is part of the Salvia splendens isolate huo1 chromosome 22, SspV2, whole genome shotgun sequence genome and encodes:
- the LOC121787631 gene encoding telomeric repeat-binding factor 2-like isoform X2, with the translated sequence MVLNAMPIEAEDGYFRLENDFCNMDDEYLLGVEFAESITNLDYGSSEGLQASASDCQIQVSTDGSDTGCRSDLYRAGDLRKCQTNHKAESSKFGGTLIRLGCETLDEGNPTVSPRSCSLQNSGKSRNSSSSSFLEVLSDENDGTFSLADKMFYSSKTIRNDEIELSGQNDATNAIEGQQIVATSPVQESSSNVLTQKRSRKPTQRYIDGLANPIPTYSKRKREASSSTIKDKSLGGKERRKCHVGPKAIKVPPEDPEEFSVIAIQVPFGSLANQERSESQSIDTVQHVDCRNPVTKSKGKYAALNNKSDKCVPALEHKKKGDCAEAPSRKRGDCSMGQKKTDVFVTESPSKKKNVPAAATNQKKRNDLALAVIRKKRDDCFTTESPKKRDDRRLAVVHHKKRDDTLTGESSEEASGRRKHHRLWTISEVRKLIEGVSQYGVGRWSRIKKLFFAASAHRTSVDLKDKWRNLLKASGMQEQRSQQGEKKRNVAWRPLPKPILRRICELATMHPYPKGERGAVKAATRDSTRRT
- the LOC121787631 gene encoding telomeric repeat-binding factor 2-like isoform X1 — encoded protein: MENGDPGLEDGTIDVEDLLVEPPQDGHLSMDNVICFDEKIAKNAMAIVPVSCSSGGSDTGIAREGKDILNGEVLNAMPIEAEDGYFRLENDFCNMDDEYLLGVEFAESITNLDYGSSEGLQASASDCQIQVSTDGSDTGCRSDLYRAGDLRKCQTNHKAESSKFGGTLIRLGCETLDEGNPTVSPRSCSLQNSGKSRNSSSSSFLEVLSDENDGTFSLADKMFYSSKTIRNDEIELSGQNDATNAIEGQQIVATSPVQESSSNVLTQKRSRKPTQRYIDGLANPIPTYSKRKREASSSTIKDKSLGGKERRKCHVGPKAIKVPPEDPEEFSVIAIQVPFGSLANQERSESQSIDTVQHVDCRNPVTKSKGKYAALNNKSDKCVPALEHKKKGDCAEAPSRKRGDCSMGQKKTDVFVTESPSKKKNVPAAATNQKKRNDLALAVIRKKRDDCFTTESPKKRDDRRLAVVHHKKRDDTLTGESSEEASGRRKHHRLWTISEVRKLIEGVSQYGVGRWSRIKKLFFAASAHRTSVDLKDKWRNLLKASGMQEQRSQQGEKKRNVAWRPLPKPILRRICELATMHPYPKGERGAVKAATRDSTRRT